The genomic stretch TGTCTACCGAAACCGCCGGTTCGAAGCCAAAAGTAGCTATGCACCTTCAAATTCTCATCGCACTGATCTTAGGTGTTGTCATGGGTGCGGTACTAGGTGAACACATTCTCTGGATCGGTATCATCGGTGAGATATTCGTCTCATTTTTAAAGATGGTCGTGGTGCCGCTTATCTTCTGCTCAATCGTTGTAGCCATCGCCGGGATGGGGAACACCAAACTTGGTCAGCTAGGTAGTCGCACGATTGTATTCTACCTAACCACCACAGGTCTCGCTGTCTTTATCGGTCTTGTCGTCGCCAACACGATCCGGCCCGGCGACGGTGCAGATATCAACAAAGACAAAACAATTATTGGCTACGAAATTGACTGGAACGAAGATGGAAGTGTCGACGCTCGCCAAGACGTTTCAGCCGACAGCGATAGAAGACTTCAAATACCTGCGGACTTGTCGCGCAAAGAAGGCTCGACCATCACTTACTGGATTCTGTATGGTAACGGCGAGCGAGCCAAAAATACCGTCAATATTCAGAGCGATGATAAAAATCCTGCAGGTGGCCTGGATGTAAGTTACGACTCGGGTCGCAACATCGCTTACCTTGAACCCAAACTACCCAAAGCCGACGTCAATGTGGATATGGATGGTCCTGTCGAAACTTTGATGAAGGCCATTCCGTCCAACCCTCTCGGATCTATGGCCAAGGGAGAAATACTTCCCACTGTGGTTTTCGCAGTGCTCTTTGCCCTCGCCCTCGTCCAATTGAAGCCTCGGTCTAAATCTGTTGTAGATGTCTTAAGTGTCACCTGCGATGCCATGATGGTCATTGTTAACGTCCTCCTTAAGTTTGCGCCTCTGGGCGTCTTTGCACTCATCACATCCACGGTGGCTCAATCCGGGATTGGAGTCCTAACGAATCTAGCGTGGTATTGTTTGGCCGTCGTCTTGGGGTTAACGCTTCAAATTGTCGTGGTCTATCCCATTATGCTCATCACCTTCTCTACTGTCTCTCCCTTAGCTTTTTTCAGCGGCATGAAAAACGCCATTCTTTTTGCCTTTTCCACATCTTCCTCAAGCGCAACTTTACCCGTCACCATGAAATGCCTTGAAGAAAACCTGCACGTGGATAAAAAGGTCACCAACTTTGTACTTCCTCTGGGCGCCACTGTGAACATGGACGGCACTGCACTCTACGAAGCCATGGCCGCCATATTCATCGCTCAAGCCTACGGAATAGATCTCAGCATAGGTCAGCAAATCATTATCTTTCTCACTGCCAACATAGCTGCCATTGGGGCCGCTGGTATTCCCGGAGCCGGTCTTGTAACGATGGCCATGGTGCTCAATGCCGTAGGCCTCCCTCTCGAAGGCTTAGGCATCATCCTAGCTGTAGATAGAATTTTGGATATGTTTCGAACGGCAACAAATGTCGCAGGTGACGGAGCCGTCACAATTATTGTTGCGGAGACTTTTCAAGGTGACGAAGAGCTAGCGGAAACCTAACGTTTAAGCCGCGGCGAGCCATCTCGCCACAGCTTCACGTCATTGGTCTTAGAGGCAGTCCTCACAGATAATATCTTCCGGAGCTGCATCGTCTTCCATGTAATCACTCAACCAGTCGACCAAGCGAACACCGTTGACTTCGCGGGTGTAGAAATCACCGATTGGAATCGTACAGTGTACGTCGCCGCCAGCCATATACATGTTGAAGTTTGGAGTCGCTTCTTTGATTTTGAAAACCGAATCCGCCATTCGTTCAGTCCAGCCGCTGCCACCGCCGTCACCGTTCATCGCTTCATAATAAAAGACCTGAGTCTTATCTTGTACGGTGTTGTACTGAGCAATGCGGTTCTGCGGGTAGTGGTTGCCGATGATTTCGTAAACATCACCAAGCTCAAGGTCCATGTAGTCAATGATACTTAAATCCAGTTCAGGAATCCAAGCCGGGAATGCCTTGTCTACGCCCCACTGCGGAAAGCTGTCCGCAAAGAATTGGTCGGTGATAATACCTGCTGCGGAATCGCTGAACTGCAGTACTTTTGCTTCTGGGTAATTCTCCATCATCCACGCAGACCACACAATCGAGCCATAGCCGCCTGCACTGCAGCCAGTTACTGCAATCTTAGCGGGTTCAGCCAGCTCATTTTGCACCCAGCCAATGGCCGAAAGGGCATTCACATAGCCTCGGTGATGAATGGTAAACTTATCTTCACCCGTTCCGTAATCAGTATCGGCATTGCCCCAGTGAACGTCACCCGTACAGTACGGTACCATCACGTGTGTCCAACCCTTGAACGGGTTATCAGGATTGTCGTGGTCATAAATACCTTGGCGGTAAAGACCAACAGCACTTCGAGTATCTTCGATGTCTTCGCTGAAAATCGCACCAGCAACTGAACAGGTGACATCGTCCCAGCAAGCACCGCCACCTTGAAACTCGACCACGACTTTCTCAGGATCGCCGGGGCGAACAAAGTAAGCGTAATCCGTTCCGCGCGAGCACAGAGTGTCTCCGCCTGGTCGAACTTCTAACCAACCATCGGCACGTGTAATCACCTCTGGATTCCAGTTTTCGTTCACACCCGTGTTGTCTGTATTGGATGCTTCGTCAGCAGCTGCTTGCTCGGTGTTATCTCCTACAAGCCCAGAATCGTCTTCGAGCCCGTCAGCGCTACAGCCAATCGTCAGGCTGAAGACACAAGTTAACATTGATAATTTAAGGATAGAATTTTTCACGGTAACCCCCATGTTTGTTGGTCGTGGTTCCCACAGCACGTCCTGAATCAAACATGCCAAGCTCAATGTAGGCATGCAAGCGAGACACACTTACCTGCGCCGATATGCCCATACACTGAAAAAACCGAATATTATCGGCCACTTAATGAAAAAAAGTTGTTTCATAAGTATTGAGCAATTGTGGAGGCCTTGCGGTCAATGGATTTGATGCACTTCTGAGATGCAGAAAATGGATCGCTTCACGCGCAGGCTCCCGACTATCAAAGCTTTGCCTGTCACGCTCTGAGTTCGAAAGCTACCAAGGGCCCATAAGCAACGACGGTACATGACCCAATTTATCAATTGATTAAAGAAGACATATTCAATCAATACCGTGTCCCATTTTTGGAATTTTTTTTGACAGCTTGCGCAACACGTGGACTAATCCCCAATCAATCCCTGGGGAGGGATGTGAAATTGGGCGGCAAAAGTAGATTAAATTGCTGCCCGATGCTCGGGAACTCGGTTCAAGAATCGAGGCACATGGGGAAAATATGTCTATTACTACTTTGATTCTTGCCTCAGGTAGATCACCTGCATTGGGCTACGCAAAAGCAAATCTGCGAATCGGCAGTCAGACGTTCATAGAGAAAGTCGCGCTCACAGCTCGCAGCTGCGGAAGTGAAGCTCTGATTATAGCAGTAGGCGAAGATAACGACCCGTTTCAATGCTCGCGAAAAGACGTTCAGCCCATTGTACAGCGATACCGTGCAG from Deltaproteobacteria bacterium encodes the following:
- a CDS encoding pectinesterase, whose product is MKNSILKLSMLTCVFSLTIGCSADGLEDDSGLVGDNTEQAAADEASNTDNTGVNENWNPEVITRADGWLEVRPGGDTLCSRGTDYAYFVRPGDPEKVVVEFQGGGACWDDVTCSVAGAIFSEDIEDTRSAVGLYRQGIYDHDNPDNPFKGWTHVMVPYCTGDVHWGNADTDYGTGEDKFTIHHRGYVNALSAIGWVQNELAEPAKIAVTGCSAGGYGSIVWSAWMMENYPEAKVLQFSDSAAGIITDQFFADSFPQWGVDKAFPAWIPELDLSIIDYMDLELGDVYEIIGNHYPQNRIAQYNTVQDKTQVFYYEAMNGDGGGSGWTERMADSVFKIKEATPNFNMYMAGGDVHCTIPIGDFYTREVNGVRLVDWLSDYMEDDAAPEDIICEDCL
- a CDS encoding dicarboxylate/amino acid:cation symporter; the protein is MSTETAGSKPKVAMHLQILIALILGVVMGAVLGEHILWIGIIGEIFVSFLKMVVVPLIFCSIVVAIAGMGNTKLGQLGSRTIVFYLTTTGLAVFIGLVVANTIRPGDGADINKDKTIIGYEIDWNEDGSVDARQDVSADSDRRLQIPADLSRKEGSTITYWILYGNGERAKNTVNIQSDDKNPAGGLDVSYDSGRNIAYLEPKLPKADVNVDMDGPVETLMKAIPSNPLGSMAKGEILPTVVFAVLFALALVQLKPRSKSVVDVLSVTCDAMMVIVNVLLKFAPLGVFALITSTVAQSGIGVLTNLAWYCLAVVLGLTLQIVVVYPIMLITFSTVSPLAFFSGMKNAILFAFSTSSSSATLPVTMKCLEENLHVDKKVTNFVLPLGATVNMDGTALYEAMAAIFIAQAYGIDLSIGQQIIIFLTANIAAIGAAGIPGAGLVTMAMVLNAVGLPLEGLGIILAVDRILDMFRTATNVAGDGAVTIIVAETFQGDEELAET